A genome region from Erigeron canadensis isolate Cc75 chromosome 3, C_canadensis_v1, whole genome shotgun sequence includes the following:
- the LOC122591632 gene encoding early nodulin-93-like: protein MASFDQKLAMAKRCSHEGAVAGAKAAVLATIATAIPTMASARMLPWARAHLNHTAQALIVSTVAGAAYFIVADKTILKTARKNSFNNNTTPA from the exons ATGGCTTCATTTGACCAAAAGCTAGCCATGGCCAAAAGATGCTCTCACG aaGGAGCAGTTGCAGGAGCTAAAGCTGCAGTTTTAGCTACGATTGCCACTGCTATTCCAACT ATGGCAAGTGCAAGAATGTTGCCATGGGCAAGAGCTCATCTTAACCATACAGCCCAAGCTCTCATTGTCTCCACAG TCGCGGGAGCTGCATACTTCATAGTTGCGGACAAGACCATTTTGAAAACAGCAAGGAAGAACTCCTTCAATAATAATACTACTCCAGCATAA